Proteins co-encoded in one Vagococcus teuberi genomic window:
- a CDS encoding TIGR00341 family protein yields MNTYNKKDNPFLVKINSELHFNIEDIIILICSIFIASIGLNMNSTPIVIGAMLISPLMTSVIGIGISLAFQDTSILRKSITLLALQVIVSLVVSTLYFSFSPLTYASSEIIARTNPTIWDVVIAFTGGVAGVIGFKKKTANNIVPGVAIATALMPPLCTLGYAISIQSMTYIFGAFYLFVINIFFISLSTFITVYIFEAKHDKQIDSIKKKSTNAMFIILTIIIIIPSIYTASSMVKDSLNENNLNRFIESELKDSLILEKKISKEKKTIHLTLSDTSINDTKLQSLQNKLPEYHLGNMDLNIKQITETDSLSGKELEHLIRQLIDSETSVRPSVKEDPQTLEDFIIEKNKIIKTNFPLDIKKLYMNSEVASNEKQIKNVLTIELKSNLTKSLESDIESYVLDTYNNKIDNLSIVFKEDEN; encoded by the coding sequence ATGAATACATACAATAAAAAAGATAATCCATTTTTAGTGAAAATTAATAGTGAATTACATTTTAACATCGAGGATATTATTATTCTAATTTGTTCTATTTTTATTGCATCTATTGGTTTGAATATGAATTCAACACCAATTGTTATAGGAGCAATGCTTATTTCTCCTCTAATGACTTCTGTGATAGGGATAGGAATTAGTTTGGCTTTTCAAGACACTTCCATTTTAAGAAAATCAATAACCTTACTAGCGCTACAGGTAATTGTTAGTCTAGTTGTTTCAACGCTATATTTTTCTTTCTCACCACTTACTTATGCAAGTAGTGAAATAATAGCCAGAACAAATCCTACAATCTGGGATGTTGTGATTGCTTTTACAGGAGGAGTAGCTGGTGTAATAGGGTTTAAGAAAAAAACTGCTAATAATATTGTTCCTGGAGTTGCTATTGCTACAGCACTTATGCCACCTCTTTGTACATTGGGATATGCTATTTCAATTCAGAGTATGACTTATATTTTTGGTGCGTTCTATTTGTTTGTTATTAATATCTTTTTCATCAGTCTTTCGACATTTATAACTGTTTATATTTTTGAAGCAAAACATGATAAGCAGATTGATTCAATAAAAAAGAAATCAACAAATGCAATGTTCATTATCTTGACGATTATTATTATTATACCTAGTATTTATACGGCTTCGTCAATGGTCAAAGATTCATTAAATGAAAATAATTTAAATCGATTTATTGAAAGTGAATTAAAAGACTCACTGATTTTAGAAAAGAAAATCTCAAAAGAAAAAAAGACAATTCATTTAACATTATCAGATACAAGTATCAATGATACTAAATTACAAAGTTTACAGAATAAATTACCAGAATATCATCTAGGTAATATGGATTTAAATATTAAACAAATTACTGAAACAGATAGTTTATCTGGAAAAGAATTAGAACATTTAATTCGACAGCTGATTGACTCAGAAACTTCTGTGAGACCGTCCGTCAAGGAAGACCCCCAGACTCTAGAGGACTTCATTATTGAAAAAAACAAAATAATAAAAACAAACTTTCCACTTGATATTAAAAAATTATATATGAATTCAGAAGTAGCTAGTAATGAAAAACAAATTAAAAACGTGCTAACCATAGAGCTTAAATCCAATCTTACGAAGAGTTTGGAAAGTGACATAGAAAGCTATGTTTTAGATACTTATAATAATAAGATAGATAATTTATCAATAGTATTTAAGGAAGATGAGAATTAG
- a CDS encoding replication initiation protein, with protein MESNETVVYRNDLNLVPLKKFRSVEMDIFFAVCSKMKDKGNQDIRLSFDNLKKISGQSDKSYRRFIQDTDLMYQKLLTLTYRTKEKGLTEYFVLFTKFSIDENKQEVSIRVNPDLEYILNDLQIEFTKYELKEFTTLSSRYTKTLYRLLKQYRDTGFYVVNMDSFRQILDIPDSYRMTDIDRQVLNPAMEELNNIFKNIRVEKIKKGRSVVRLKFLFDKQDKIVQEDLPKVPMYNWLKGSN; from the coding sequence ATGGAGTCTAACGAGACAGTTGTATACAGAAATGATCTAAATCTTGTACCGTTGAAAAAATTTAGATCTGTTGAAATGGATATATTTTTTGCAGTATGCAGCAAGATGAAAGATAAAGGAAACCAAGATATTCGTTTGAGTTTTGATAATTTAAAAAAGATATCAGGCCAATCAGATAAAAGTTATCGTCGATTCATACAAGATACTGATTTAATGTATCAAAAGCTGTTGACGTTAACCTATAGAACAAAAGAAAAAGGTTTAACAGAGTACTTTGTATTATTTACCAAATTTTCAATAGACGAAAATAAACAAGAAGTGTCTATCCGAGTTAATCCAGATTTAGAATACATTTTAAATGATTTACAAATTGAATTTACTAAGTATGAATTAAAAGAGTTTACAACTCTTAGTAGTAGATACACTAAGACACTTTATAGACTGCTTAAACAGTATAGAGACACTGGTTTTTATGTGGTTAATATGGATAGTTTTAGACAGATATTAGACATACCAGACAGTTATAGAATGACGGATATAGACAGACAAGTTTTGAATCCTGCAATGGAAGAGTTAAATAATATTTTTAAAAATATTAGAGTTGAAAAAATCAAAAAAGGTAGATCTGTAGTAAGACTTAAATTTTTGTTTGATAAACAGGATAAGATTGTTCAAGAGGATTTACCAAAAGTACCTATGTATAATTGGCTGAAAGGAAGTAATTAA
- a CDS encoding helix-turn-helix domain-containing protein has translation MNISDKLKNNRKQAGLTQEEIAQTLHVSRQTISNWETGRSIPDIYSLVELSNIYDISLDHLVKEDIIMMNELKKENKEKKIINRAIILSAVGVILMIISSFIKSSHIQDFSRGFGMGLLLTSAIVLILTKVLRGIYK, from the coding sequence ATGAATATTTCAGATAAACTAAAAAATAATCGTAAACAAGCAGGTTTGACTCAAGAAGAAATTGCTCAAACATTACATGTTTCTAGACAAACAATTTCTAACTGGGAAACAGGTAGAAGTATTCCTGATATTTATAGTTTAGTAGAATTAAGTAATATTTATGATATTTCCTTAGATCATTTAGTGAAGGAGGATATCATCATGATGAATGAATTAAAAAAAGAGAATAAAGAGAAAAAAATAATCAATCGAGCTATTATTTTAAGTGCTGTCGGAGTAATACTAATGATAATCAGCTCGTTTATTAAAAGCTCTCATATTCAAGATTTTTCTAGAGGGTTTGGAATGGGCTTGTTACTAACAAGTGCTATTGTTTTAATTTTAACTAAAGTTCTACGAGGAATTTATAAATGA
- a CDS encoding aldo/keto reductase, translating into MKNIKLNNGVEVPLVGFGTFQITEPLEAEKAVINAIKSGYRHIDTAQSYMNEEAVGKGISKSGVARSELFITTKIWVENVSYKGVLDSFERSLKRLDLEYIDLLLIHQPYNDVYGAWKAMEELQESGRVRAIGVSNFSVDRVVDLAAFNKVAPQVNQIEINPFHQQTETIEALKNEKVVVEAWAPFAEGKNNIFSNPILKDIGDKYNKSVAQVIVRWLVEQDILVLTKSVNINRMKENIDVFDFSLSTEDKEKIAELDLSTSQFFSHSDPEMVKWMASRKLGI; encoded by the coding sequence ATGAAAAATATAAAACTAAATAACGGAGTAGAAGTTCCTTTAGTAGGATTTGGAACTTTCCAAATTACTGAACCTTTAGAAGCTGAAAAAGCAGTTATAAATGCGATTAAATCGGGTTATAGACACATAGATACGGCTCAAAGCTATATGAATGAAGAAGCAGTAGGAAAAGGAATTTCAAAATCAGGCGTCGCTCGATCAGAATTATTTATCACAACGAAAATTTGGGTAGAAAATGTATCTTATAAAGGCGTTTTAGATTCGTTTGAAAGATCTTTAAAGAGATTAGACCTTGAATACATAGATTTGTTGTTAATTCATCAACCCTACAATGATGTTTATGGAGCTTGGAAAGCAATGGAAGAGTTACAAGAAAGCGGACGTGTTAGAGCAATAGGAGTATCTAATTTTAGTGTCGATCGTGTTGTTGATTTGGCAGCTTTTAATAAAGTAGCTCCTCAAGTTAATCAAATTGAAATCAATCCTTTTCATCAACAAACAGAGACTATAGAAGCTCTAAAAAATGAAAAAGTAGTAGTAGAAGCTTGGGCGCCATTTGCTGAAGGTAAAAACAATATTTTTTCAAATCCTATTTTAAAAGATATTGGTGATAAATATAATAAATCAGTTGCTCAAGTTATTGTTCGTTGGCTTGTGGAACAAGATATCTTAGTGCTTACTAAGTCAGTTAATATCAATCGAATGAAAGAAAATATAGATGTGTTTGATTTTTCTTTATCAACTGAAGATAAAGAAAAAATAGCAGAATTAGATTTATCTACCAGTCAATTCTTTTCTCACTCAGATCCAGAAATGGTGAAGTGGATGGCTAGTCGTAAATTAGGTATTTAG
- a CDS encoding MerR family transcriptional regulator yields MKIKEAAEMFSLPIDTLRYYERIEIIPPVKRNESGYREYQLQDLNWIFLVTNLRKAGISIESLIEFSRLAQLKDKQNVEQAQKDILNEQLDELNEKIAELTQTRELLEYKINSFDDHITQFKLGKVTPDNVEKLWEFNKKSEE; encoded by the coding sequence ATGAAAATAAAAGAAGCTGCTGAAATGTTTAGTTTGCCCATTGATACTTTACGTTACTATGAAAGAATTGAAATTATTCCCCCAGTCAAGCGAAATGAAAGTGGTTATAGAGAATATCAATTACAAGATTTGAATTGGATATTTTTAGTGACTAACTTAAGAAAAGCAGGTATTTCAATAGAGTCTTTAATCGAATTTTCAAGATTAGCTCAATTAAAGGATAAACAAAATGTGGAACAAGCTCAAAAAGATATTTTAAATGAACAATTGGATGAATTAAACGAAAAAATAGCAGAATTAACTCAAACTAGAGAGCTACTAGAATATAAGATTAATTCATTTGATGACCATATTACACAATTTAAATTAGGTAAAGTAACACCTGACAATGTAGAAAAATTATGGGAATTTAATAAAAAATCGGAGGAATAG
- a CDS encoding IS6-like element IS1216 family transposase yields MNHFKGKQFQQDVIIVAVGYYLRYNLSYREVQEILYDRGINVSHTTIYRWVQEYGKLLYQIWKKKNKKSFYSWKMDETYIKIKGKWHYLYRAIDADGLTLDIWLRKKRDTQAAYAFLKRLVKQFDEPKVVVTDKAPSITSAFKKLKEYGFYQGTEHRTIKYLNNLIEQDHRPVKRRNKFYRSLRTASTTIKGMEAIRGLYKKTRKEGTLFGFSVCTEIKVLLGIPA; encoded by the coding sequence ATGAATCATTTTAAAGGAAAGCAATTTCAGCAGGATGTGATTATTGTAGCCGTGGGCTACTATCTTCGTTATAACCTTAGCTATCGTGAAGTTCAAGAAATCTTATATGATCGTGGCATTAACGTTTCTCATACGACGATTTATCGTTGGGTGCAAGAATATGGCAAACTACTCTATCAAATTTGGAAAAAGAAAAATAAAAAATCCTTTTATTCATGGAAAATGGATGAAACGTACATCAAAATTAAAGGAAAATGGCATTATTTGTATCGAGCCATCGATGCAGATGGTTTAACCTTGGATATTTGGTTACGTAAAAAACGGGACACACAAGCAGCCTATGCTTTTCTTAAGCGGTTAGTGAAGCAGTTTGATGAACCGAAGGTTGTAGTCACAGATAAAGCCCCCTCTATTACAAGTGCCTTTAAGAAACTAAAAGAATACGGCTTTTATCAAGGGACAGAACATCGTACCATTAAATACCTGAATAATTTGATTGAACAAGACCATCGTCCAGTAAAGAGACGCAATAAATTCTATCGAAGTTTACGCACTGCCTCTACCACGATTAAAGGTATGGAAGCCATCCGAGGATTATATAAGAAAACCCGAAAAGAAGGCACTCTCTTCGGGTTTTCGGTCTGTACTGAAATCAAGGTATTATTGGGAATCCCAGCTTAA
- a CDS encoding heavy metal translocating P-type ATPase: protein MSKETSSKTYRVEGLSCTNCAAKFEKNVKSIEGVTDAKVNFGAGKIKVEGTSSIQEIKSAGAFENLIIQDEDNQESEGGQKDSFLKRNWKLVISVILIAIAFYFRATVGENDIITKSLFISAIVIGGFSLFTEGIKDLLKLNFSMEVLMTVAIIGASIIGEWAEGSIVVILFAVSEALERFSMDRARQSIRSLMDIAPKEALIRRNNEEKMINVSDIQIGDIMIIKPGQKIAMDGVVIKGHSAVNQAAITGESVPIEKQIKDEIFAGTLNEEGILEVEVTKHVNDTTIAKIIHLVEEAQGERAPAQAFVDNFAKYYTPSIMAISALIIIIPPLFFGGDWNKWLYQGLSLLVVGCPCSLVISTPVSIVSAIGNSAKNGVLVKGGIYLEEIGGLKAIAFDKTGTLTKGTPSVTDFVLSDTNQENQYLSIISALEILSQHPLASAILKEADRRESNYQMIDIMNFKSVTGKGIKGDYQGTTYFVGSPKLFDSELIRQASVMKIYEKLQEQGKTVMIFGTAQNILAIIAVADELRKSSSEIIAKLHQLGIEHTIMLTGDNIRTAKSIGEQVGMTDIKGDLMPQDKLDYIKELKEKYGKVAMVGDGVNDAPALASATVGIAMGGAGTDTALETADVALMGDDLQKLPFIVNLSRKTLKIIKQNITFSLSIKFLALLLIIPGWLSLWIAIVADMGATLLVTLNGLRLMKQK from the coding sequence GTGAGTAAAGAAACTTCTAGTAAAACATATCGAGTAGAGGGATTAAGCTGTACGAATTGTGCTGCTAAATTTGAAAAAAATGTTAAAAGTATTGAAGGTGTAACAGATGCAAAAGTAAACTTTGGTGCTGGAAAAATTAAAGTTGAGGGAACATCTTCCATTCAAGAAATTAAGTCTGCTGGAGCTTTTGAAAATCTAATTATTCAAGATGAGGACAATCAAGAATCTGAAGGGGGACAGAAAGACTCTTTCTTGAAACGTAATTGGAAATTAGTTATTTCAGTAATATTAATAGCGATAGCTTTTTATTTTAGAGCTACTGTAGGCGAGAATGATATCATAACTAAAAGCTTATTTATATCAGCCATCGTTATTGGTGGATTTAGTTTATTTACAGAAGGAATTAAGGATTTACTTAAATTAAACTTTTCAATGGAAGTTTTAATGACAGTAGCAATTATAGGCGCATCAATTATAGGTGAATGGGCTGAAGGTTCTATTGTAGTTATCTTATTCGCTGTTAGTGAAGCCCTTGAACGATTTTCAATGGATAGAGCAAGACAATCTATTCGTTCGTTAATGGATATAGCACCAAAAGAAGCTTTGATTAGAAGAAATAACGAAGAAAAAATGATAAATGTTTCTGATATTCAAATAGGAGATATTATGATTATTAAACCAGGGCAAAAAATAGCTATGGATGGGGTAGTCATTAAAGGACATTCTGCTGTTAATCAAGCAGCAATAACGGGTGAGTCTGTTCCAATTGAAAAACAAATTAAGGACGAAATTTTTGCAGGAACTTTAAATGAAGAGGGAATTTTAGAAGTGGAAGTGACTAAACATGTTAATGATACAACCATTGCTAAAATCATTCATTTAGTGGAAGAAGCACAAGGAGAACGAGCACCTGCACAAGCATTCGTTGATAACTTTGCTAAATATTATACCCCTTCTATCATGGCTATTTCGGCTTTAATTATCATTATTCCACCATTGTTTTTTGGTGGTGATTGGAATAAGTGGTTGTACCAGGGGTTATCACTATTAGTAGTTGGTTGTCCTTGTTCATTAGTTATCTCAACACCTGTTTCAATCGTTTCAGCTATTGGAAATTCAGCTAAAAATGGTGTGCTGGTAAAGGGAGGTATTTATCTCGAAGAAATCGGAGGATTAAAAGCAATCGCTTTTGATAAAACAGGGACTTTAACCAAAGGAACGCCTTCTGTAACAGACTTTGTTTTAAGTGACACAAATCAAGAAAATCAGTACTTATCTATCATTTCAGCGTTAGAAATACTTTCTCAACATCCTTTAGCTTCAGCCATTCTTAAAGAAGCTGATAGAAGAGAGTCAAACTATCAAATGATCGATATTATGAATTTTAAATCAGTAACTGGTAAAGGAATTAAAGGTGATTATCAAGGTACAACTTATTTTGTTGGAAGTCCTAAATTATTTGATTCAGAATTAATTAGGCAAGCTAGTGTCATGAAAATTTATGAGAAGTTACAAGAGCAAGGAAAAACCGTCATGATTTTTGGAACAGCACAAAATATTTTGGCAATTATCGCAGTTGCTGATGAATTAAGAAAGTCAAGTTCAGAAATAATCGCTAAGCTTCATCAGTTAGGTATTGAACATACAATTATGTTAACTGGTGACAATATCAGAACAGCTAAATCAATTGGAGAACAAGTTGGTATGACAGACATTAAAGGTGATTTAATGCCACAAGATAAGTTAGATTATATTAAAGAGCTTAAAGAAAAGTATGGAAAAGTGGCTATGGTAGGAGACGGAGTAAATGATGCTCCTGCGTTAGCATCAGCAACTGTTGGGATTGCAATGGGTGGGGCTGGAACGGACACTGCTTTAGAAACAGCTGATGTTGCCTTAATGGGTGATGATTTGCAAAAGTTACCGTTTATTGTTAATCTTAGTCGAAAAACATTAAAAATTATAAAACAAAATATTACTTTCTCTTTAAGCATTAAATTCTTAGCTTTATTGCTAATTATTCCAGGATGGTTATCACTTTGGATTGCTATTGTTGCAGATATGGGAGCAACTTTATTAGTAACACTTAATGGATTGAGATTGATGAAACAGAAGTAA
- a CDS encoding ArsR/SmtB family transcription factor — MTNEICEITCIHEEQVTNSKERLKNTNSKDLSSLFKILSDENRFKILHALAYEDQLCVCDVANIIGATMANTSHHLQSLKKLGVVDSKKIGKLVYYFSSDDRIVELINLGKQLEQGDRCE; from the coding sequence GTGACAAATGAAATATGTGAGATTACTTGTATTCATGAGGAGCAAGTAACTAATTCAAAAGAGAGATTAAAAAATACTAATAGCAAAGATCTAAGTTCTTTATTTAAAATTTTATCAGATGAAAATAGATTCAAAATATTACATGCTTTAGCTTATGAAGATCAACTATGTGTATGTGACGTAGCCAATATTATTGGAGCAACTATGGCAAATACATCACATCATTTGCAATCATTAAAAAAATTAGGTGTTGTAGATAGTAAAAAAATAGGCAAATTAGTTTATTATTTTAGTTCTGATGATAGGATTGTTGAATTGATAAATTTAGGGAAACAACTAGAACAGGGTGATAGATGTGAGTAA
- the fghA gene encoding S-formylglutathione hydrolase, with protein sequence MDLKILEIHTSFGGKQIKCQHTSKILKCEMIFSLFLPKSKSETVPLIWWLAGLTCTDDNFSQKGAFQKYASEQNVAFIMPDTSPRGNVADSDDWDLGQGASFYINATLEPWKENFQMYDYLTKELPELVYTLIPNFSGKESIMGHSMGGHGALVLGLRNPNRFVSISAFAPISNPSNVPWGKKAFSSYLGNDKSAWKEWDATEIIKKSTKNNVPILITQGTDDNFYELQLDEEAFLSAAKNVDRDVTYKREIGYDHSYFTIATFIESHIKFHLRELKKI encoded by the coding sequence ATGGACTTGAAAATATTGGAAATTCATACTTCTTTTGGTGGAAAGCAAATTAAATGCCAGCATACTTCAAAAATTTTGAAATGTGAAATGATATTTAGTTTATTTTTACCAAAATCTAAATCAGAAACAGTTCCACTTATTTGGTGGTTGGCAGGTTTAACTTGTACAGATGATAATTTTAGTCAAAAAGGAGCATTTCAGAAATATGCCTCTGAGCAAAACGTTGCATTTATTATGCCAGATACATCACCTAGAGGCAATGTTGCTGATAGTGATGACTGGGATTTAGGACAGGGAGCTAGTTTTTATATAAATGCTACTTTAGAACCATGGAAAGAAAATTTTCAAATGTATGATTATCTAACTAAAGAACTTCCTGAATTGGTGTACACTTTAATTCCAAATTTCTCAGGAAAAGAAAGCATTATGGGACATTCAATGGGAGGTCATGGAGCATTAGTACTTGGGCTAAGAAATCCAAACCGATTTGTTTCTATCTCAGCATTTGCTCCAATATCTAATCCAAGCAACGTTCCTTGGGGAAAAAAAGCCTTCTCCTCTTATTTAGGAAATGATAAGTCAGCATGGAAAGAATGGGATGCTACAGAAATTATAAAAAAATCAACCAAAAATAATGTTCCGATATTAATAACACAAGGTACAGATGATAACTTCTATGAGTTACAGTTAGATGAAGAGGCATTTTTATCTGCTGCTAAAAATGTTGATAGAGACGTAACATATAAAAGAGAAATAGGTTATGATCATAGTTATTTTACTATAGCAACATTTATTGAAAGTCATATTAAATTTCATTTAAGAGAATTAAAAAAAATATAA